Sequence from the Hymenobacter gelipurpurascens genome:
TCCAGAGATATATCCATCCTGCCGGGCAATGCTTCCTGGCTTTCCCTGAAGGAGCAACCGGCCCGGTGCAGAAGGGTCCTCTGGGCGAGGGGGCCGCCGTGGAGGGCCAAGAAAGGCCTGGTGGCAACTACCTCCGGCACAAGCGATGGTATTTGCCGGTATATTAGGAGTATGCCCGTCCCGAAAGTCCCCAAACTACGCCGCTCTCTCCTACAAGCGCCGCCCGATAACCAGGTACTGCTGGAAGCCGTCTTCGACAACTCGCCGCTGGCCTTGCACGTGATGCGCAGCATCCGCGACGCGGCGGGCACGATTGTGGACTTTGAGGTTGTGCAGGCCAACGCGGAGGCCGAACGGCAGGTCGGCTACTCGGTCCTCGGCCTGCGCATGCGCCAGCAGTGGCCCACCACGCTGACCGTGGGTCTATTCGCCGGCGTGGTGCAGACCGTGGAAACCCGCCAGCCCCTGGACCTCGAGCAGTATTACGAGGGGGAAGGGGTGCAGGCCTGGTACCGGTGGACGGCCGTACCCCTGAACGACGGGGCCGTGGTGAGCGTGGAAAACATCTCGCCGCGCAAGCAGGCGGAAGCTGAGCTGTTGGCTTTACAGCTCGGCCAGCAGCGCCAGCTGGCCAACGCGGTGCTGGAGGCCCAGGAAGCCGAGCGTCAGCGCATGGCCGAAGGCTTGCACAATGGCATCTGCCAGCTGCTCTACGCCGCCAAGCTGCACTTGGAGCAGATGTCCCAGAAGACATTGGAGCCAGTTTTCGCGGAAAGTCAACGCAAGGCCGTTCACCTACTGAGCACTGCCCTGACCCAAACGCGAGAGCTCTCTCACCAGCTCGTCCCCCTGGTACTGCTCGACTTTGGCTTGGCTGAGGCCGTACGCCGGCTCTGCTTGGAGAGTTGTACTGCCAACTTGAAACTACAGGCCATTGTAGCTCCCGCGTTGGACGTGCCGATTGAGCTGGCTCTACCGCTGTACCGCATGATGCAGGAGTTGGTCGCAAACATTATCCGGCATGCGGCGGCTACGCAGGGGCAGATTTTGATTACCACCCAGGGCTCCTGGCTGGAGCTGCGGGTGCGGGACAATGGGCAGGGATTTGACCCGGCCGTGGCCCCCCGGGGGTTGGGCGTGCGCAGCGTGCAGGACCGGGTGAAGCTGCTGGGAGGGCAGTTTGTGCTCAGCTCTTCCCCAGGCGATGGCACCTGGGTCACGATTCGAGTGCCGCATTCGGCCTTAACCAACTGAGATAGCCTAGGCTTGACGGAGAGAAGAAGGACCTGCATTTCTTACGTTATGGCCAGCAAATCCAGCGGAACATGGCTTGGTACCTGGCCAGGGTGAGCCGAAGCCCGCAACCAGTCTCCGCGGTGAGCCTGCAGTTGGGGAGCCCCAGATACACAGCCTTCAAGTACTTTATCGGGTGCGATGCTGGTGGCCCTATGCATCTAAAACCTTCCCGAACGACTGATGCTCTTTAACAGCTGGTTCTGCAGCAGTTGGTCCCGGTATGCCCCTTCCACGGCCTGTCGCGCGGGTCCAGGCCGGCCCGCTTCGTGGATGAGGCGGTCAGCTTCCTGGCGCAGCTGCAGGGCTTTAACCATGTTTTCATTGGCCTGACCCATGGCCCGCAGGCGCTCTGCCTCGGTCATGGAATACCGGCCCGGGTTTTTCAGCGTGGCCATCAGCTCCACGCTTTGCGCCGTCATCTCGTCGGCAATCTTTTGGTAGTTGAAGGCTGTTTCAACATTCTTTTTCTTGAGCACCTCCTCGTAGGCATAAGCTGACGCAAAAGCTTCCTGCCGCATGTTCTTGTAGTCGCGGTAGGTGAAGGTCTGGGCCCCATTGCGGCCAATATCCAGCCCGGAGAAAGCCTGGTACACCGTTTCCACATCCTGCTCCGTGCGGCCCTGCAGAGCCTGGCGCAACCGCCGGGCCTTATTTACCGGGGGCATGTAGTCCGGCTGCGAGGTGGTGTTCATGGCCAGGGCCCGGCTGAACAGCTCCAGGGGGTTAGCGTAGCGCAAATCCTTCACCGATTCCACTTTGCGTAGGTCCGCCTGAATCTGGCGCTGCAGCAGGAGGGTTTGGCCAGTGATGTTCTTGACTTCGCCCGTGATGTCACGCGTCACGCCGGCAATCTGGCGAGCGTCTTTGATAACCTGGTAGTTCTGAATAGTCTCGCCCCACTGCTTGAGCTGCTTGGCAAACTGGCCGATGTGCACGCCCATGTGCACCGGGTCGTTAACGACCATCTGGGCCGACGTGAAAAATGGCACCGTGCTCGCCGAGGCCACCAGCAGAGTAAATTGAACAATTTTTTTCATAATCAGAAAAATAAGAAATTGAAATACTTATTTCTTAGAAAATAAATTATTGAGCTCCTGCCCTGGCATCCGTCGCGCCGGTAGTCAGGAGCACGGGGTACCCGTCGGGCAGGCGCACGTCGCGCAGCTTCTGGCGCGGCGTAGCGGCCCGGCCCACCATGGCCGCCACCACCCGGCCACCCACCCCCACCACGGAGTTGGCCGCCGAAGCCGAGCGGTCAATGGCCAGGCCCACTTCCTGCGCCCCAAGGGCGCGGGCATCGTTGAGGGGATTATCGGCGGCCGGCAGCGGCTGGCGCTTCTGCGGGTCAATCATCAGGCCGGGCAGGTAGTGGTAGTCGTAGATGTCGGCGGCCACCCGGGTGGGGCCCAGGCGATTGATGCGGATGGCCACGTGGTTGGTTTCGACGCTGGCCACGCCGGCGAACACCAGGTTTTTGGGAAAGGTCTGCCCGCTGATCACGGCGTCCTCGACCAGGCGCAGCAGCACGACGGAACCCGTGCGAACCTTCTGCTCGCCGTTGACTACCGCCTTGTAGAATATATCGGGCAGCAGCGGTGCCTGCTCATTATCGGCGGCATATCGGTAGGAGCCCGCCTTAACAGTGCCAAAGGCATCGAATGCCATCGCACCATTGCTGCTTAGCGCAGCGGCACCGCCGGAGCGCACCGCCGCCCGCCGGTCGAAATAGCGGCGCCCCGTCATCTGCTCGTACGAGGTGCGCGAGGCCGGGGAAGCCGCGTCGAGCATGTCCAGCACGTCGTCGTTTTGCTCGTAGGGCACTCCATCGGGCGCCGTGCGCGGCCGGGCCTCGGCCCGTAAATGCCCGCGCGGGTCAGCGCCGTAACCATCTCTGCGGCCCCCGGTTTGCCCCACCGGGATGCGCACGGCCCGGTAGGCGCCCGTCTGCGCATCCACCGCCGTCACCTCCGTGGAGTCGGGTGGCGGCAGGGCCGCGCGGTTTGCGGCTGCCCGGGCCTGCCGCTCCGCTGCGGCCAGTGCCGTGCGCCGGCGCAGCGCCGCCTGACCCACCGTGTCGACCGCCATCCCGCCAGCCAGTTGGTCGGGCGAGGGAACGGAGCCCGGTAGCTGCGCCCCGGCTTGCCGCGCGGCCGCCTGCTTTTGCTCCAGCACGTCCGTAGGGGCCGGGGCTGCTTCGGGCGCGGCCGGCGCAATGGTAGGCTCCAGATTTTGGGAAGAGGCCGCCACGGGGCTGACCTGCTGCGCTACTTCCTGAGAAAGGGAGCGGGCGTAAAAAAACAGGGTCACCGCCGTCAGCAGGCCGATGCCCACGAGCAGGGGCAACCAGTGCCGGCGGGCCAGCTCTCCTATCGAAGATCGAGGCGAAGTGGAAGTAGTGGGTACAGGAGCCGAACCGGAAGCGGGCTGTGGTTCAGAAGTGGAGTTGTCGCCGGCAGGAAACACCGGCCGCATGTTGTGCTCGGACATGGTGGGGAGAGTGTTAAATGGCATCTGCCGTGTTGATGACTTTGCTTGGCACTTTCAGCACCAGCACCCGGGCCCCGAACTTCTCGCGCAGGGTGATTTCCAGGTGGCCCCGGTCAGTGGCCGCGTACAGGGGCACGGCGTAGAGCAGGTAGCCCGTGGCCCGGGCCGGGATGGTTTGACTTTCGGCCCCGCCAGCAGGCGCCAGGGAACGCCGGGCTTCGTTCTTCTTCTTGCCCAGGAACTTCTTGCGCGAGTTTTCCACCAGCTCGAAGTCGGTGAAATCCACGGCGTAGTCGATGGTGGTGGTATTGCGCAGCTTCAGGCGCAGGTAGGTAAAGTCTTTGTCGTTGCGCACGTTGGCCAGCGAGAGCACGAGGTCGTTATCGGCCGTGCGCAGCCCGCTGGTATCAGTGTGCTTGGCGGTAGCCAGCTTGGCCAGGCGCGCCTCGGCGAGCTCCCGCTTTTCGTGGCCCTGGTCCAGGGCCAGCGCGTCATTCACCCCGGCCCCGTTGCGGGCCTTGCCGCCGGCGCTGACACCGAGCTTTCCGCCATCCTGAAAGTCGTAGAGCTGCAGGACCGGCCGGCCGGTGTACACCAGGTGCCCCATCCAATAGCGTGAGCCGTAGCGCACCAAAATGGGCGTGGGCGGCGGATTGCGGCGCCTGGCCCGCACGAACACGGCGTTGCTTTCAATCTTGACCAGGTAGTGCGGGGCCTGCTCGGTCACGTCGTGGGCAATAATGGACACGCCCACGATGTCGCCGTTTTCCCGGTGGGGCTCGTAGCTGAAATCGTAGTACCGCTCGTGGGGAGCGGAGCCATCGGGCGGGGTAGTGACGAAGGGCACGGCCGTGCCGAAGTAGGGCTGGCCGGTGGTGTACACGCGGTCGAGTTCCGGCATAAGGCCGGCGGCCACGATTTCCGGCATAGCCTCGGCATAGAGCCGCCCGATGAGGAAACGGTTTGGAAACAGGCTCTGAAAAGCAGGGTTGCGGTAGTGGAAAAGGTGCTCGGGTCCGCGCAGCAGGGCCACCACCACGGGGGCCTGCTCGAACACTTGGTACAACTCCTCGCGTTCCAGGGCGCGGCGTTCAGCTGCGGCCAGCCGTTCGGCCTGCAGAGCCTCCCGCTCGCGGCGGGCCCGCACCTGCTCGCTCACGTCATGGGCGTAGGTGACGAAGCCGTCGATGCGGCCCTGCTCGTCGTAGCGGGCCAGGTAGGTTAGGTCAAAGTAAATGTCCTCGACGGGGCCGCCGGCGGTGCGGGACAGCGGCACCAGCACCTCGGTGGCCTGGAATGGCTCGCCCGTGTCGTATACGCGGCGCAGGATGCCCACCAGGGGCTGGCCGTGCAGCTCGGGCAGGGCTTCGAGCAGGGGCTTACCCAGCAGCTCGCGACCGGGGAACATGGACTGGTAGTCGGGATTCACGAATTCATACACCCACTCGGGGCCATCGAAGATACAGATGGCGGCGGGCACGCGCAGAAACAGCTGCTCCCACTGCTGGCGCTGGCGCTCGGCCTCGCGGGTGCGCTCCTGCACCCGGGTTTCCAGCTCCTGGTTGAGCTGTTCAAGCTGCCGGCGGGCCCGCACCTGCTCCGTCACGTCGGTGGAAAAGTCGAGCAGTCCGTCGATGCAGCCCTGCCCGTCGCGCAGGGCGTGAAAGGAGAGGTTGAGGTAGACCTGCTGGGGGTGGCCCGTACCAGCGAAATCCACCCACGCTTCGACTTCTGGATTCGCAAAGGACTCCCCGGTCTGGTACACGCGGTCCATGAGCGCGAAAATACCCTGCTTGGCCACTCCCGGCAGGACCTCACGAATGGAACGACCTAGCAAGGGCTGGGTGGCAAAGTATTGCTGGTAGCGGGGGTTGACGAACTGGTAAACGTGGTCGGGCCCGTGGTAGGTGGCAATCTGGGCGGGCAGGTGCTGGAGCGCGTCGTAGAAGCGCTGGCGCTGGGCATAGGCGTCAGCGCGGGCCACTTGTTCTGCGGCCTGGCTCTCGCGCAGCTGCCGCTCGGCCAGGCGGCTGGCAGTGATATCTTGCACGGACTGGATAATGAACTGCACCTCTCCCGCCGCGTTGAGCACGGGCGTGTGGCGGGGCTTCCAATGGCGCTCCACGAAGTGGCCGGGTCGCGCGCGGTCGGGCACATCATAGTGCTGCGGGTCCATGTCGTGCGGCTGCTTGGTGGCCATGACCTGCTCCAGGGAGGCACGCACGTTGGCCACGCCGTTGGCCTCAGGAGCGTCGGGGTTATCCGGAAAGGCATCAAAAATGTGTTGCCCGACGATAATATCCCGCTCGGTGAGGGTTGCGACCAGGTAATCCTCGCTGGCGCCCACGATTATCCACTCGGGCGAGAGCAGCAGGGTAGCGCCGGGCTGGGCGTTGAAGACAGGCAGTAAGTCGAGCAGTGGCGGGGCCGTAGGCATTAAGCAGTTATGGGGGTCGGAAATGGTATTACGTAGGCTGGGCCTCTGTAACTGAATGACGGGCAAAAGAAACGAGCGGACCAGCTGGTTCGCCCGGATTACTAGTTGAATCACCATAAGCCCAGGCGTTTAACATCGCTTCACGAATTGTCAGTATCACTAGGCCTGTGCATGATGCACGAGCCAGCAGTTTTCGACAAAGGTGTTGGGGCAGTGGGAACAAATGTTTTAGAGAAACAAAATAATCCCCTTTTTGTATATTTTCGTTGTCTTTTAAGCAACAAAAACGGTTGTTTTGCGTTTAATAAGCAAGGAAACGTTTTATAAACAGTCACTTAGCCTCCACTTAGCGATGAAAAAGCAAACCAGCATCGCCGCCCAACCGACCGCCCCGACGTGTATCAGCTTGTTACCAACCGCGTAATTGCGGCTTTTGAAGCGGGGCAACCCGTAGGCGCCAGCCCTGGCATGCTATACCGGCATCAATGCCTTTTTGCTGCACCTGGTAGGCGGCAGGCCGTTCTTTCTCACGTTCCGGCAGGCCAAGGAGCTGGGCGGCAACATTCGCAAAGGGGCCAAAGGCATGCCCGTGATTTACTACACCGTCACCACCCGCACCGACAAGCAACCGGGTGAGGAAGAGAAAACGTCCTTTATCAAGTACTACAACGTCTTTTCGGTGGATGACGGCAAAGGTGTGAACATTGTCCTACCTACGCAGTCCCAAGACCGGAACCACGAGCCCCTAGCCGCCGAAGACCTGGTAGCAAACTGGACTACCTGCCCCCGCATCGAGCACGGTGCCCCTGACCAACCCCACCCACCGCAAGCCCCGCAGCCATGGAGTTAAACAACGAGCCCGAAGGCGCCCCCGCCACCGTACTACCCGTTGATGCCGGGGCCGTGCTGACCCAGCCGGCTCTGCCCACCTTGCCTGTTGTTGCCTTGGGGCAGGAAACGCTGCCCATGCTCGCGGCTGTGGTGGTTTCCACGCAGCGCATCGAGCTGATGCGACTCATGGAGCACCCCGCCTTCACCGACGAGCAGCGCTGCACCGCTACGGCCCGAATTCTGGCCGAGGCCGACCCCACCCGGCTGGGCCGCTGGCTGACCAACATCATGCGGCATATCACGCAGTGGGAGGAGCATACCTTGGCCGAAGCAGCACGGCATAACCCCCACTTTACGGCCTTGGAGCAAGCGCCGGAATAACCCCCCTCCCCCTTACCCCGCCCAGTATCGGGCGGGGCCGGGAGCGGTGGGGTACCGTCCCGCTGCCTTTGACTTATTGTTTTGATTTCCTGCTGCCTATGCTCTCCCCTCCCCCACTGCCCCCGGATGACGCCGCCATGACGCCGCGCCGCTTTACCGACTTGCTGCGCCATGGCCGCTTCACCTTCACCGAGCGCGAGCTGATGGAGCACCTGCGCATGACTTACCGCACCATCAAGCTGCGCGAGGCCGACCCCTCTACCCTCACCATTGCCGAGCTGCTGCGCGTGGCCGACTTGCTCGACGAACCCGTGCAGGATATTATCGCCGTGGTCCTGGCCGAAGTGCAAGGTGCCCCTCAACCACCCGCGAAAGGAGCTCCGGTCGGGTAAACGATGACAAGTTTTCACCTGTAAGAACTTGACATTGTTTCGTGCTTTTACCCAGCCACTTCCCGCGTTATCCATGTCCGAGTCGATTACGCAGCGCGTCCGTCAGCAGGTGCTGCTTTTCCGCCGGGCGAGCGGCTGACCTATGCCGACCTAATGATTGAGCCGGCGCAGTTCGGCGCCGCCCACCGCGCGCTGCTGCGGTGCAGCAGTCCCGGGCCGCAATTGCGGCCCGGTTGCAGGAACCCTGAGCTATGGCGGCCGGCCTAACAGGTAAATCATCCCAGGGGAACCGCCCGGCCTACCCGTTTACCCTCGGCCCAGCCGAATGCGAAAGGTGGCCCCCTCCCCTTCCTGGCTGTCTACCTCGATGCCGCCGCCGCTGGCCTGCACGATGCGGTTGACCAGGTATAAGCCCACCCCGGAGCCGGTCGTGTGGTGGTGAAACCGGCGGAAAAGGTGAAACAGCTCCGGGCCGTAGCGGGCCGCGTCAAACCCCAGGCCGTTGTCTTTGACTACCAGCACGGGCTGGTCGGCGTCGGCCCACACGGAAACATGGATGCGCGCTGGCCGCGCCGGGTCGGCGTACTTGAGGGCGTTGCTGAGCAGATTGAGCAGGATGGTGCGCAGGTTGGCCCGGGCAAAGGCCACGGTGGGCCACGCCGCGAAGTCTACCGTGATGCGAGCCCGGGCCGCCCGCACCTGGGGTTCGAGGGTGTTCACCACTTCTTCCGTCAAATCGGCCAGCGACACCTCTTCCGCCGAAGCCTTGCCGGCCGTCTGCTGGGCCTCGCCCAGGGTGGCCAGATCATCAATGGTGCGGCCCAGCTGCTGCAGCGCCTCCTGCACCAGGGGCACGAGCAGCTCTTCCTCGGCGGGGTCGGCAAACGTGCTGCTGCGGCGCATCTCTGTAAAGAGGCCCACGAGGTTGTTAACGGGCTGCTTAAGGTCGTGGGAGGCCGCGTACACGAAGTTGTCGAGGTCCTGGTTGGTGCGGGTCAGGCGCTGGTTGGTTTGCTTCAGCTCGGTAATGTCAATGGCCGAGCCCACGTAGCCGTAGAGGTCGCCGTTGGGGTAGAAGCTGGGCGCGCCCTGGGCCAGCAGCCAGCGGTACTGCCCGTCGTGGCGGCGCAGGCGGTGCTCCAGGATGTATTGCGAACGGGTGCGGATAGCCGTTTCCAGCGTGGTCTGAGCCAGTTCAAGCTCGTCCGCCGGCAGAAAAGCCGCCCAGCCCGTCGCCACGTACTGCTCCAGGCTTACGCCCACAAAGTCCAGAAAGGCCTGGTTGGCGTACCGCATGGTCGAATCCGGGTTCACGGCCCAGACCTGATTGGGCGCCGCGTCGGCCATGATGCGGAAGCGGGATTCGCTTTCCTGCAGTTCGAGGGTGCGGCTCTGCACCCGGCTTTCTAGCTCCTGGTTGAGCTGCACCAACTGCTGCCGGGCCTCTACCTGCTCCGTGACGTCGTAGGCAAAATTGAGCACGCCATCCACGTGCCCGTTGGCGTCGCGCAGGGCTTGAAAAAACACGTTGAAGTAGCGGCACTGGGGCTGCCCGGTGCCGGCGAAGTCTACCCAGGTTTCTAATTCTGTGCCGTAGAAGGGCTCGCCCGTCCGATACACCTGGTTGAGTTGTTCCAGATGGGGCTGACCCACCAGTTCCGGCAGGGCCTCGCGGATGGGTAGCCCTTGGATGGCCCGGGCGGGAAAGAGCTGCTGGAAGCCGGGGCTCACGAGGGCAAATGTCAGCTCCGGCCCGGAAAGGGTAGCCATCTTGGCGGGCAGCTCCATTAGGATGTGATGAAGGCGCTGGCGCTGCGCTTCGGCTTCGGTGCGGGCGGCTTGCTCCCGGGTCTGGGCCTCCCGCAGGGCCACTTCCACGGGCGAGCGGGGCTGGTCAGCAGTGTCGGTAAAACTCACCAGCAGGCCGTCGCCGGAGCGGCGGGCCGCGAGGCGATAGTAGTTGTCGTAGCCGTCGGCCTGGTAGTTGATGTTATACTCGCGGGACTCCCCACTCACGAAAGCGTCCACGTGGAAGTCGAACGTGCCGTGCGCGATGCTGTGGGGCCATTGCTCGTTGTGGGTCCGGGTGGGCACCTCCGGCATGCGCATCATCCGCTGGGCCGTGGGGTTGAGGTACTCGAAAGTAAAATCCACAATCTGCCCCGAGCCGGCCGGGTCGTAGAGGGGGGTGTAGTAGATGACCCCAGTCATCGACACGGCGAGTAAGTCGCCTAGCAGCTGGTCGGCCGGCAAAGAGCGGAGGGGAAGTGGAACCGGCGTCACGGGCATACAGGCAGGCAAAGGGATTCTGGGCAGTGATAGGGAAGAACAGGCTGCGCCAGCGCAGCCCCACGCCCAAACTATGACTTGGCGGAGCTTGAGGAATGGGCCGCAATTGCCCTCTCCACGGCCCCTCCCCTACTTGCCTTTGGCCGGCGGGCCGTGCTGCAGGTAGTAGTTGACCGCTTCGTCGACCAGCTCTTTCAGATACACCCGGCGGCTGTGGTACATCAGCTCCTCGTGGATGTAGGCCAATGCGGCCCGCTGCGTCTCCCCTTCCAGGCGAATCAGCGACGGCTGCAGCCCGGAAGGGGCCGCTTCGACGGCTGGTGATTCGGCTTTGGGGGGGCGACCCCTGCCCCGCTTTACTGCCTGCGTTGCAGCGGCAACCGGCTTAGGTGTTGCTACTGCTGCTGCCACAGGTGCCGGCGCTGGAGCCGCGGCCTCTACCACTGGCGGAGCTACTGGCGCTGGTTCGGGTGAGGGTACGGGCGCAGGCTCAGGCTCAGGAGCTGGTGCCGCCGCCGGGGCAGCTGCGGGCTCTGCAGCTGGGAGCGCCGCCGGCATGTGGCCCGGCTGCCCGCGCAGCATGGACATCTTCTCGTCCGTGGAGATTTTCAGGCGTTGAATCTTGGCCATTACGATACGAGTTCAGCGGTGAGCCCGGCGCGGGCAATCAGTTCGTCGCACAGGGCCCGTACTTCGGCTTCCACCGAGGCATCGGCCCCCACGGCCCGGCGATAGGCCGGATTTAGGTAGCTGTATCGGGTAGACAGGCGCTTGTAGCAGCCCAGCTGGCGCAGCGAGGCCTGCAGGCGCGGCAGCCCCAGGGCATCGGTGAATTCGTCCATGTCCTTTTCCTCCTTCAGGTTGGTGCGGTGCGAGTGCACGCCGAAGAACTGGAAGTCCAGCCCCTGCTCCCGCGAGAGCCGGGAAATCTCCTGCAGCAGCTGCATAAAGGAAATCGTGGCCAGCCGTTCGGCATCCGAGGCCCCTACTGGTACGAGCACCACGTTGGCGCCGCTGAGCACGTCAATCATAGCCGTGTCATCCGAGCGGCCCGGCACGTCAATAAACACCACGTCGTAATCGTCGCTGATTTCGTCCAGCCGATCATACACCTGGCCCATGCCCACCGATTCCAGCGCATAGGGAAAGGCCGGCTCGGTTAGCGTACCAGCTGCGCGCTCCAGCTCGACGCTCGGCTGATCGTTGGTGAGGCGCACACCCGCCAGCGTCTGCTGGGAGTCCGCGTCGACCACCAGCACGCGGTAGCCGTAGTCGGCGGCCAGCGCACCCGCCAGCACAGTGATGAGGGTACTCTTACCAATGCCACCCTTCTGGTTGGCAACGCAAATGATTTTCATAAGGCAGGGGGAACTAATGAGGAAAGCCACCGGAGAAGCAGTTTGCAAAATAAGCAACTTATTTCCCGGTTTTCAAATCTACTTGTAAACTTGTTTTTTTATTTCCTGGAAAATAAAACAAGTAAAATATTAAGAAACTAAAATCTTTATTTTCCATTTGCTCTATTTCTTAAAAATACGAGCAAGCATAATACTTATTTCCCAATTTTCTTATTTCTTAAAAAAGTGAGCAAATACAATACTTATTTTCCAATTTATTTATTTCTTAAAAAATAAGAATAAGAATTTCTTGATAAATCAAGAAGCAAATTCCTCAGTAAACATTATGCAAAAGTTCTCAAGAAACTTATTTCCTATAATCCTAAGAAACAAAGCGCAATACGAGTCGTAAAGCGACCAAGATTTGAAGTTGCTTTTAGAGTTTACTTGTTTCCTGAGAAATAAATAAATCGACTGATGGGCTCCATTAGCCTTGCTAACCCCGTCCAGATAGCCTTTTCAATGACTTCACCGCGTGATTCCGCCGGCGTGTCATTAAACGGGAACGACTGTAAGCACGTCGCATGGATAGGTTGG
This genomic interval carries:
- a CDS encoding ArdC-like ssDNA-binding domain-containing protein, translating into MLHLVGGRPFFLTFRQAKELGGNIRKGAKGMPVIYYTVTTRTDKQPGEEEKTSFIKYYNVFSVDDGKGVNIVLPTQSQDRNHEPLAAEDLVANWTTCPRIEHGAPDQPHPPQAPQPWS
- a CDS encoding ParA family protein; this encodes MKIICVANQKGGIGKSTLITVLAGALAADYGYRVLVVDADSQQTLAGVRLTNDQPSVELERAAGTLTEPAFPYALESVGMGQVYDRLDEISDDYDVVFIDVPGRSDDTAMIDVLSGANVVLVPVGASDAERLATISFMQLLQEISRLSREQGLDFQFFGVHSHRTNLKEEKDMDEFTDALGLPRLQASLRQLGCYKRLSTRYSYLNPAYRRAVGADASVEAEVRALCDELIARAGLTAELVS
- a CDS encoding PAS domain-containing sensor histidine kinase, with protein sequence MPVTPVPLPLRSLPADQLLGDLLAVSMTGVIYYTPLYDPAGSGQIVDFTFEYLNPTAQRMMRMPEVPTRTHNEQWPHSIAHGTFDFHVDAFVSGESREYNINYQADGYDNYYRLAARRSGDGLLVSFTDTADQPRSPVEVALREAQTREQAARTEAEAQRQRLHHILMELPAKMATLSGPELTFALVSPGFQQLFPARAIQGLPIREALPELVGQPHLEQLNQVYRTGEPFYGTELETWVDFAGTGQPQCRYFNVFFQALRDANGHVDGVLNFAYDVTEQVEARQQLVQLNQELESRVQSRTLELQESESRFRIMADAAPNQVWAVNPDSTMRYANQAFLDFVGVSLEQYVATGWAAFLPADELELAQTTLETAIRTRSQYILEHRLRRHDGQYRWLLAQGAPSFYPNGDLYGYVGSAIDITELKQTNQRLTRTNQDLDNFVYAASHDLKQPVNNLVGLFTEMRRSSTFADPAEEELLVPLVQEALQQLGRTIDDLATLGEAQQTAGKASAEEVSLADLTEEVVNTLEPQVRAARARITVDFAAWPTVAFARANLRTILLNLLSNALKYADPARPARIHVSVWADADQPVLVVKDNGLGFDAARYGPELFHLFRRFHHHTTGSGVGLYLVNRIVQASGGGIEVDSQEGEGATFRIRLGRG
- the traM gene encoding conjugative transposon protein TraM, translating into MSEHNMRPVFPAGDNSTSEPQPASGSAPVPTTSTSPRSSIGELARRHWLPLLVGIGLLTAVTLFFYARSLSQEVAQQVSPVAASSQNLEPTIAPAAPEAAPAPTDVLEQKQAAARQAGAQLPGSVPSPDQLAGGMAVDTVGQAALRRRTALAAAERQARAAANRAALPPPDSTEVTAVDAQTGAYRAVRIPVGQTGGRRDGYGADPRGHLRAEARPRTAPDGVPYEQNDDVLDMLDAASPASRTSYEQMTGRRYFDRRAAVRSGGAAALSSNGAMAFDAFGTVKAGSYRYAADNEQAPLLPDIFYKAVVNGEQKVRTGSVVLLRLVEDAVISGQTFPKNLVFAGVASVETNHVAIRINRLGPTRVAADIYDYHYLPGLMIDPQKRQPLPAADNPLNDARALGAQEVGLAIDRSASAANSVVGVGGRVVAAMVGRAATPRQKLRDVRLPDGYPVLLTTGATDARAGAQ
- a CDS encoding PAS domain-containing protein, whose protein sequence is MPTAPPLLDLLPVFNAQPGATLLLSPEWIIVGASEDYLVATLTERDIIVGQHIFDAFPDNPDAPEANGVANVRASLEQVMATKQPHDMDPQHYDVPDRARPGHFVERHWKPRHTPVLNAAGEVQFIIQSVQDITASRLAERQLRESQAAEQVARADAYAQRQRFYDALQHLPAQIATYHGPDHVYQFVNPRYQQYFATQPLLGRSIREVLPGVAKQGIFALMDRVYQTGESFANPEVEAWVDFAGTGHPQQVYLNLSFHALRDGQGCIDGLLDFSTDVTEQVRARRQLEQLNQELETRVQERTREAERQRQQWEQLFLRVPAAICIFDGPEWVYEFVNPDYQSMFPGRELLGKPLLEALPELHGQPLVGILRRVYDTGEPFQATEVLVPLSRTAGGPVEDIYFDLTYLARYDEQGRIDGFVTYAHDVSEQVRARREREALQAERLAAAERRALEREELYQVFEQAPVVVALLRGPEHLFHYRNPAFQSLFPNRFLIGRLYAEAMPEIVAAGLMPELDRVYTTGQPYFGTAVPFVTTPPDGSAPHERYYDFSYEPHRENGDIVGVSIIAHDVTEQAPHYLVKIESNAVFVRARRRNPPPTPILVRYGSRYWMGHLVYTGRPVLQLYDFQDGGKLGVSAGGKARNGAGVNDALALDQGHEKRELAEARLAKLATAKHTDTSGLRTADNDLVLSLANVRNDKDFTYLRLKLRNTTTIDYAVDFTDFELVENSRKKFLGKKKNEARRSLAPAGGAESQTIPARATGYLLYAVPLYAATDRGHLEITLREKFGARVLVLKVPSKVINTADAI
- a CDS encoding sensor histidine kinase; the encoded protein is MPVPKVPKLRRSLLQAPPDNQVLLEAVFDNSPLALHVMRSIRDAAGTIVDFEVVQANAEAERQVGYSVLGLRMRQQWPTTLTVGLFAGVVQTVETRQPLDLEQYYEGEGVQAWYRWTAVPLNDGAVVSVENISPRKQAEAELLALQLGQQRQLANAVLEAQEAERQRMAEGLHNGICQLLYAAKLHLEQMSQKTLEPVFAESQRKAVHLLSTALTQTRELSHQLVPLVLLDFGLAEAVRRLCLESCTANLKLQAIVAPALDVPIELALPLYRMMQELVANIIRHAAATQGQILITTQGSWLELRVRDNGQGFDPAVAPRGLGVRSVQDRVKLLGGQFVLSSSPGDGTWVTIRVPHSALTN